In the genome of Lathyrus oleraceus cultivar Zhongwan6 chromosome 4, CAAS_Psat_ZW6_1.0, whole genome shotgun sequence, the window ACTAATGGTTGCTTTGAACAAGTCAAACTCAAGCTTTTTATTTTGTATAAGGAAATAATAATGGATTCACGTAGGGAAGAAAGGAGAGAAAGTTGACATTGTTTTTGAGTTGTATAGATTAATTAGGATCCTCACTTGTTTGTATGCACGTAGAGAGAACATGTAAAGCATTTAGGAGACTTAATAAATATCTTACATAGGTTTGtcaataataataattttttttaaattggtaaattaatttcttaaataaatttaaaagtcAGAATATTTGTATTTGCTTGAGATGCTTTCTTTCCCTAGGTTCTTGATAAAAAACGTGAAAATGGATATATATTCTATACctaaatatttatttaaataattttattacAATATCAAGACCCCAACGGCGTGTTTAATTATATTTAAGTCACCCCACCTCTTAGCCGAGCTTGAAGTCGACGACCTCCTTTTCCCTCATATTTGTAAATAGTAGCCGCAACACCACATAAGATAAGATGACCACTCCAATTGTTCATTATATGAAGTAACACTTGCAGCAGCCCTACAATGATATTTTCCGTCCGAGAAAGAAATGGGGAGAATCAACGGGTTCTCCAACATTCAAACCCGTCGATTCTCCCCATTTCTTTCTTCGACGGAAAATATTATTGTAGGGCTACTGCAAGTGTTACTACATAGAATGAAGAGGGGTCAGATTATCTTATTTTGCGGCTACTATTTACAAATATGTGGAGGGAAAAAAGAGGTCATCGGTTTCAGCTGAAGCTCCCGCGTGGTTAAGAGGTGGGGTGACTTAAGTGTAGTTAGCTGCTAtttaacatatatatatatatatatatatatatatgctagACAATTACATTTTCATGTGACAATGTTGGCGTTCATGACAGGTATCAAGCAATTACAACTGCATATTACAGAGGCGCAACCGGTGCATTGCTAGCATATGACATAACCAACCGCCATTCCTTTAACCATATTGAAAAGTGGTTGGATGAACTGCATCGTCATGCAGATAAAAACATTGTTGTCATGCTGGTTGGCAACAAATCTGATCTGAGTTCTATTCGACAAGTGCCTACTGAGGAAGCAGAAGACTTGGCAAAGCAGAAAGGTCTCTTCTTCGTCGAGACATCAGCGCTCGACTCAAATAATGTAGAACCAGCTTTCCTTGGTCTTCTTTCACATATATATACCAGGGTCAGTAAGAAACACATCACCGCTGATGGACATGAACCAAATTGGGATAAAgtaaatattgaatttgagggcACAAAATTATTGGTCTCGCCGCAGGAACCTGAATGTCAAAAATCTAAAAGCAAATTCAATTGTTGCAGTATTTTGTAGAATAGGTTTTCACCTTGATCTACCTTTAGGTATTGATTATGTGTACAATATACTCTGCCATCCTTTCTTCCCTACAATTTTTTGATTCATTTTAAAACTGAGTTATGTTGTTCTGCATAATTTTTTTGCGTATGAAGTTACTTTGTTATTTTGATTGGCATTGATATGAAATCAAATGCATTTCAAGATTGAGTGATGAATATAAGCTTCAGGGCCATTTTTGAGGGTGTGCAAGGTGGGCTACCGCATATTGTCTAAAATTTGTCAATTTGTTTTGGCACGAGTAAACTGCGCCTAACCTACGCTAGGTCTCCAAAAACTTGAGACGAGTCTGCTCAATGTCTATGAACTCCTACCCTATCTAACAAAACCTAATTATGTAATCTGCTCCATAGCAAGTGAAAGTGCTGGTAGCATCATCATAGGCATAACTATAAGCTATAGGACATGAAGCCTACATTTTCGGACTATTGAAAACACCAGTACAACAGAATTTCGGCCTGTGAAAAGCCATACAAGCACTCTTACAACCAACAATGCGCGGCCTTTGATGTTTCTCATCTCCAATCCGGCAGAGTTTCTGTTCAAATCCGAACGGCATTTAACTGCTTTACGCATTCCAGATCCTCCTAAGGGAATGATTGAGACCGGCATGTTGTAACCGTCAACAAGACTAACATCGTAAAAATATTCGACTTGACTGTCTAGTGTAAACTCTGCTAGTGAAGCCGGTGGCTCACCTCCGGCTCCAGCACATCTGAGCTTGCCTCCGCAGTCTCCTGTGATGCATTTTCCGATACTAAAGTTGTTGAATGTGCATCCATGCCGGCCCCAAAAACGGCCGGACCACCCTTTCGGTGCAGTAACGTTTATAGTTTGGCCTGGTTTTAGCTTAACTCCTccatcaatatatatatataactctAACACTAAAAAAAAATGTGTCTGTCTTGAACACCTGCATTGATAGTTGAGATTTGAGATTAAGTTtcattaattaattttttaaatttttattagTGTCAGTATCGGGGTCTCGGGGTCGTAATCAAAAGGAATAGTTCTGCCCCACCCACAAGGAGTTACAGTTTTGTTCATCAATTCTATAAATTAATCTTTTATTAAATAGACAAAGAAAAACTTTCTTAAAAGTTTATTTTAAAGCAATATATAATTTAAAATGGAGAGAGCAACTCTATAACTATAAGCCATTGAGGAATAATGGTCCAAGATAAGGGAAATTTGACACCCCCTAAACTAAATCTAGCACCCTACACTTTGAATGATTAGATCAAAATACACTTTGAAAAAAAAAGTGAAATTGTAAAAATAAAACTGACTATTTCagattatttttttaatataGTGTAAGATTTCGGATTTTTAAAGAGTTTATCAGATATTTACAAGTAAGCATATTTTCTTTTATAAGTTATTATTGAATTTTAGCATACTCACGAAAAAACCGATATATACATGCATTTATTGAATTTTAGAAATACTGGTATGGAATTTTTATGTTTCACCGCATATTTCAATATTTCTAGCATAAATTCATAAGTTATATtggatttttttaaaaaaaaatcagTAGAATACATATGGTTTATATCggatttttaaaaaaaattggtggATATTTGTCACATCTCgaaaaaatgcgatccctcgcgatggaacgcgGAAAAATATTGTttgaacagagtcaccaccgaactttattcattccaatgaaggaataggaaaatatcgagaaaacctttaagaaaatggaataatggtcgtcgcaaccatattcgggttcgggagtcgattacgcaaggggaaggtattagcacccctcacgtccgttgtactcaacgggagccttttagtctgattttgctatcTGAATGTTAGTTGactgttatttgcttgcttcgagtaattagaattgatgatagatatggataAAGACCTCGAGAGGAGGgaaaaggggaggttttttattagtgtgctcgcgaagatacagcaatctcctgcctatgtatccttatggtgcaataaggaaatcagaaCATTCGTAGTTCGagctactacgaatatttggtgtgttttgtttgatgaacgactgtgtatgtcggcgttctaacggctaaacgctggcttgtctactctcggtggaggctctagcactggtctgttgtgcgcattagaaaggattaacagtgttctttttgaaagggttttggtcacgcgggtgtgacaagttggattaatgtgtttgatgtttggtttgtttcgatcgctcgggggcgagaaattTGGTTTGATGTGTTAGGgtgttttgaagaacgacgaaagattgagcaatgtggtgcacaccaatcgtccaattctttcgaggaataacaaggtgaacgccttctactcctttttcgttcgaattattttgaaagtttgtttgtggatgttgaacGTGCATGGTAGTGAGGCatacgcctcctacttgcttattcaaagaagaatgaggcgtgcgccacttattcctttatccaagtttaattaacgtgttttagtcggaagtcgataacTTGAGCAATATAgcgagcgccaattattcaaataatcgagagatggtgaggcgaacgcctcccatcttttatcatccgaagtttaatttaTAAAAGATAAATGTTCTTAGATGTCATATTTGATTtgcgaaaatagtttgaattttggaTTTTGTAGGGTTTgaaaagtcgatgatttgagtaatgtggcgtacgccaattattcaaataatcaaggaatggtgaggcgaacgcctcccgTTCTCTTCATTTGAAGTTTAATTTGTAAAGTTTGTTTTTGTGAAATTGTATTTGATATAAAAGGTGatttgaatttattcgattgtattttaatttgatgacgaaaattcaagcaatgtggcgtacgccaattatttgaatgatcgaaagatagtgaggcgaacgcctcccatcccTTTATTATTGCAAATTTAGAATTTAGAATATTTTAGAAATTATATTTAATT includes:
- the LOC127075775 gene encoding ras-related protein RABA4c, translated to MAQWQGGFDHEGIDYMFKVVMIGDSGVGKSQLLNRFVRNDFHMNSKATIGVEFLTKTVLMDHKLVKAQIWDTAGQERYQAITTAYYRGATGALLAYDITNRHSFNHIEKWLDELHRHADKNIVVMLVGNKSDLSSIRQVPTEEAEDLAKQKGLFFVETSALDSNNVEPAFLGLLSHIYTRVSKKHITADGHEPNWDKVNIEFEGTKLLVSPQEPECQKSKSKFNCCSIL